A window of Mauremys reevesii isolate NIE-2019 unplaced genomic scaffold, ASM1616193v1 Contig7, whole genome shotgun sequence contains these coding sequences:
- the LOC120394606 gene encoding zinc finger protein 436-like produces MEQYVLLDPRQRALYRDVMQESYETLMALEFPISKPDLLSRLDRGDEPTALDLHMPRGGRAAADGTASGKEEEKPQQASPEEPALEKADGAGKAPQSPEAGEKPPANSGESPNTCAECGKTFSHKSALAKHQKIHTGERPHECPDCGKTFIQRSDLTIHRRVHTGERPYACPDCGRRFSVSSSLLTHQRTHAPGGEKPNRCPQCGKSFADPNALTRHQKSHLGGKPYECGVCGKAFAWSSHLERHQRIHTGEKPFQCGECGRAFAWSSHLDRHMRTHAAAVEEEEAEEEAPPPPQRCADCGKRLNHQTDPQRFKHKGTQTQDGGGVGDGPGQVEESGPERPHRCQQCGKCFSQSSNLLKHQRVHTGERPYACPDCGRRFRWGSALAKHRRTHARERPAEDPEPARETGAAGKPYPCGACGKSFGWISHLERHRRIHTGEKPYRCGECGRAFAVSSHLERHRRIHTGERPYRCSDCGKSFAVSSTLLAHRRTHAVREGRPHQCPDCGKGFTAAAALERHRRLHRGEKPYQCGVCGKGFAWSSHYDRHRLTHTGEKPFPCAHCGKRFGRSSHRNRHQRAHAQAGAEKRHVCPDCGKAFSLSAALAAHQRLHTAGTNSPLSLLPPAWWEAERRTGTTTPPPGAWAEDPATHFQCPVPSSSPQAWATKSLSAPGAWRPGEGEASAAAPPESWAQQPPPSN; encoded by the exons ATGGAGCAGTATGTGCTGCTGGATCCCCGGCAGAGGGCCctgtacagggatgtcatgcaggagagcTACGAAACCCTGATGGCCCTCG AATTTCCAATTTCCAAGCCTGACCTGCTGTCCCGGCTGGACCGAGGGGATGAGCCGACAGCCCTGGATCTCCACATGCCCAGAGGTGGCCGGGCAG CAGCGGATGGCACAGCCAgtgggaaagaggaggagaaaccccagcaagCGAGCCCGGAGGAGCCAGCCTTGGAAAAAGCCGACGGCGCTGGGAAGGCTCCCCAAAGCCCCGAGGCGGGGGAGAAGCCACCAGCTAACAGCGGGGAGAGCCCCAACACCTGCGCCGAGTGCGGCAAGACCTTCAGTCACAAGTCGGCGTTGGCCAAGCACCAGAAGatccacacgggcgagcggcCCCACGAATGCCCCGACTGCGGCAAGACCTTCATCCAGCGTTCGGACCTGACGATCCACCGGCGGGTGCACACTGGGGAGCGCCCCTACGCTTGCCCCGACTGCGGGCGCCGCTTCAGTGTCAGCTCATCCCTGCTGACCCACCAGCGCACCCACGCGCCGGGCGGCGAGAAGCCCAACCGCTGCCCGCAGTGCGGCAAGAGCTTCGCCGACCCCAACGCTCTGACCCGGCACCAGAAGAGCCATCTGGGCGGCAAGCCGTACGAGTGCGGCGTCTGCGGCAAGGCCTTCGCCTGGAGCTCCCACCTGGAGCggcaccagcgcatccacacgggagagaagccCTTTCAGTGCGGGGAGTGCGGGCGGGCCTTTGCCTGGAGCTCCCACCTGGATCGCCACATGCGCACCCACGCAGCGGccgtggaggaggaggaggccgaggaggaagccccgcccccgcctcagAGATGTGCCGACTGCGGTAAGCGCCTCAACCACCAGACGGACCCGCAGCGCTTCAAGCACAAGGGGACGCAGACCCAGGATGGCGGTGGGGTGGGAGACGGGCCCGGCCAGGTCGAGGAGAGTGGCCCCGAGCGCCCCCACCGCTGCCAACAGTGCGGCAAATGCTTTAGCCAGAGCTCGAACCTGCTCAAACACCAGCGCGTGCACACGGGCGAGCGCCCCTACGCCTGCCCGGACTGCGGGCGCCGCTTCCGCTGGGGATCGGCCCTGGCCAAACACCGGCGTACCCATGCCCGGGAAAGGCCTGCCGAGGACCCAGAGCCGGCCCGTGAGACTGGCGCTGCCGGCAAGCCATACCCGTGCGGGGCCTGCGGGAAGAGCTTTGGCTGGATCTCGCACCTGGAGCGTCACCGGcgcatccacacaggagaaaagcCCTATCGGTGCGGGGAGTGCGGACGGGCCTTCGCTGTCAGCTCCCACCTGGAGCGGCACCGGCGCATCCACACCGGCGAGCGGCCCTACCGCTGCAGCGACTGCGGCAAGAGCTTTGCCGTCAGCTCCACCCTGCTGGCTCACCGGCGCACCCACGCCGTCCGGGAagggaggcctcaccagtgccctgaCTGTGGCAAAGGTTTCaccgctgccgcagccctggagcgGCACCGCCGGCTGCACCGGGGTGAGAAGCCTTACCAATGCGGCGTCTGTGGCAAAGGCTTTGCCTGGAGCTCACACTACGACCGGCACCGGCTCACTCACACCGGAGAAAAGCCCTTCCCCTGTGCCCACTGTGGCAAGCGCTTCGGCCGCAGCTCCCACCGCAACCGGCACCAGCGGGCCCACGCCCAGGCCGGCGCAGAGAAACGGCATGTCTGTCCCGACTGCGGCAAAGCCTTCAGCCTCAGTGCGGCACTGGCGGCCCACCAGAGACTCCACACCGCCGGCACCAACAGCCCACTCTCTCTGCTGCCGCCCGCCTGGTGGGAGGCCGAGAGGAGGACCGGGACAACCACGCCACCACCCGGGGCCTGGGCTGAGGATCCTGCCACCCACTTCCAATGCCCTGTCCCCTCGTCCTCCCCCCAGGCCTGGGCGACCAAGTCTCTCTCAGCTCCTGGCGCATGGAGACCAGGGGAAGGGGAGGCCAGTGCTGCTGCCCCTCCAGAGAGCTGGGCCCAGCAACCTCCTCCCAGCAACTAA
- the LOC120394607 gene encoding zinc finger protein CKR1-like isoform X3: MEPWVMLDPRQRALYRDVMQESYETLMSLAADGLVSDNEEEDAEEEEEEEGSEELEPHTSQNPEWEKSPADSDEQKKAQPGKKHDKATQRGPGLRKPKGTVAQTRCGDCRKSFECGAAGGRQRKGKPTEERAKPFRCQDCGKSFIWASHLERHRRIHTGERPFRCPECGESYSQSSHLLQHRRTHTSERPNKCGDCGSAARPDELAAHQQGHAADKPHKCSHCGKGFIWASHLERHQRIHTGEKPFKCPECGESFSQSSHLSKHRRSHTGERPYRCPHCGKSFCQSSDLARHKRTHLGKKPLRCGDCGKCFRAGPALARHQRSHRRERAHRCSDCGKGFVWASHLERHRRVHTGERPFPCTSCGERFAQKAHLLQHRKTHSPDRPYKCGDCGKRFGDNAAFLAHQQGHAAEKSYKCSDCGKGFAWVSHLERHRRIHTGEKPFKCPECGESFSQSSHLTKHQRSHLGKRPYKCSECGKAFGLTLDLIIHQRTHMGGKPYKCSRCRKGFTRRANLIKHQRSHGEEEP; the protein is encoded by the exons ATGGAGCCCTGGGTGATGCTGGATCCGCGGCAGAGAGCCCTGTACCGGGATGTCATGCAGGAAAGCTATGAGACCCTGATGTCCCTGG CAGCTGATGGTTTGGTGAGCGACAACGAGGAGGaggatgctgaggaggaggaggaggaggaaggctcAGAGGAACTGGAACCACACACGTCTCAGAACCCTGAGTGGGAAAAGAGCCCTGCTGACTCCGATGAACAAAAGAAAGCCCAGCCAGGGAAGAAGCATGACAAAGCCACGCAGCGCGGTCCAGGCCTGAGGAAGCCGAAGGGCACGGTGGCCCAGACTCGCTGTGGTGACTGCAGGAAGAGTTTCGAGTGTGGGGCGGCTGGGGGCCGGCAGCGGAAGGGCAAGCCGACCGAGGAGCGCGCCAAACCCTTCCGCTGCCAGGACTGCGGCAAGAGCTTCATCTGGGCCTCGCACCTGGAGCGGCACCGGCGCATCCACACTGGCGAGCGCCCCTTCCGCTGCCCCGAGTGCGGGGAAAGCTACAGCCAGAGCTCCCACCTGCTGCAGCACCGCCGCACCCACACCAGCGAACGGCCCAACAAGTGCGGCGACTGCGGAAGCGCCGCCCGGCCTGACGAGCTGGCCGCCCACCAGCAGGGCCACGCGGCGGACAAACCCCACAAGTGCAGCCACTGCGGCAAGGGCTTCATCTGGGCCTCCCACCTGGAGCggcaccagcgcatccacaccgGGGAAAAGCCGTTCAAGTGCCCCGAGTGCGGGGAATCcttcagccagagctcccatCTGTCAAAGCACCGGCGCAGCCACACGGGGGAGCGCCCCTACCGCTGCCCGCACTGCGGGAAAAGTTTCTGTCAGAGCTCGGACCTAGCCCGCCACAAGCGGACCCACCTGGGCAAGAAACCCCTGCGCTGCGGCGACTGCGGGAAGTGCTTCCGAGCCGGGCCGGCCCTGGCCCGGCACCAGCGCTCCCACCGGCGGGAGAGGGCCCACCGCTGCAGTGACTGCGGCAAAGGCTTCGTCTGGGCCTCTCACCTGGAGCGGCACCGGCGGGTCCACACGGGCGAGCGCCCTTTCCCCTGCACCAGCTGCGGGGAGCGCTTCGCCCAGAAGGCCCACCTGCTCCAGCACCGCAAGACCCACTCCCCCGACCGGCCTTACAAGTGCGGGGACTGCGGCAAGCGCTTCGGGGACAacgccgccttcctggcccaccaGCAGGGCCACGCGGCGGAGAAGAGCTACAAGTGCAGCGACTGCGGGAAAGGCTTCGCCTGGGTCTCCCACCTGGAGCGGCACCGGCGCATCCACACCGGAGAAAAGCCTTTCAAGTGCCCCGAGTGCGGGGAATCCTTCAGCCAGAGCTCGCATCTCACCAAGCACCAGCGCAGCCACCTGGGCAAGCGGCCCTACAAGTGTAGCGAGTGCGGGAAGGCCTTCGGCCTCACTCTCGACCTCATCATCCACCAGCGGACCCACATGGGCGGCAAACCCTATAAGTGCTCCCGGTGCAGGAAAGGATTCACCCGCCGGGCCAACCTCATCAAACACCAGAGGAGccatggggaggaggagccctGA
- the LOC120394607 gene encoding zinc finger protein CKR1-like isoform X4: protein MEPWVMLDPRQRALYRDVMQESYETLMSLADGLVSDNEEEDAEEEEEEEGSEELEPHTSQNPEWEKSPADSDEQKKAQPGKKHDKATQRGPGLRKPKGTVAQTRCGDCRKSFECGAAGGRQRKGKPTEERAKPFRCQDCGKSFIWASHLERHRRIHTGERPFRCPECGESYSQSSHLLQHRRTHTSERPNKCGDCGSAARPDELAAHQQGHAADKPHKCSHCGKGFIWASHLERHQRIHTGEKPFKCPECGESFSQSSHLSKHRRSHTGERPYRCPHCGKSFCQSSDLARHKRTHLGKKPLRCGDCGKCFRAGPALARHQRSHRRERAHRCSDCGKGFVWASHLERHRRVHTGERPFPCTSCGERFAQKAHLLQHRKTHSPDRPYKCGDCGKRFGDNAAFLAHQQGHAAEKSYKCSDCGKGFAWVSHLERHRRIHTGEKPFKCPECGESFSQSSHLTKHQRSHLGKRPYKCSECGKAFGLTLDLIIHQRTHMGGKPYKCSRCRKGFTRRANLIKHQRSHGEEEP, encoded by the exons ATGGAGCCCTGGGTGATGCTGGATCCGCGGCAGAGAGCCCTGTACCGGGATGTCATGCAGGAAAGCTATGAGACCCTGATGTCCCTGG CTGATGGTTTGGTGAGCGACAACGAGGAGGaggatgctgaggaggaggaggaggaggaaggctcAGAGGAACTGGAACCACACACGTCTCAGAACCCTGAGTGGGAAAAGAGCCCTGCTGACTCCGATGAACAAAAGAAAGCCCAGCCAGGGAAGAAGCATGACAAAGCCACGCAGCGCGGTCCAGGCCTGAGGAAGCCGAAGGGCACGGTGGCCCAGACTCGCTGTGGTGACTGCAGGAAGAGTTTCGAGTGTGGGGCGGCTGGGGGCCGGCAGCGGAAGGGCAAGCCGACCGAGGAGCGCGCCAAACCCTTCCGCTGCCAGGACTGCGGCAAGAGCTTCATCTGGGCCTCGCACCTGGAGCGGCACCGGCGCATCCACACTGGCGAGCGCCCCTTCCGCTGCCCCGAGTGCGGGGAAAGCTACAGCCAGAGCTCCCACCTGCTGCAGCACCGCCGCACCCACACCAGCGAACGGCCCAACAAGTGCGGCGACTGCGGAAGCGCCGCCCGGCCTGACGAGCTGGCCGCCCACCAGCAGGGCCACGCGGCGGACAAACCCCACAAGTGCAGCCACTGCGGCAAGGGCTTCATCTGGGCCTCCCACCTGGAGCggcaccagcgcatccacaccgGGGAAAAGCCGTTCAAGTGCCCCGAGTGCGGGGAATCcttcagccagagctcccatCTGTCAAAGCACCGGCGCAGCCACACGGGGGAGCGCCCCTACCGCTGCCCGCACTGCGGGAAAAGTTTCTGTCAGAGCTCGGACCTAGCCCGCCACAAGCGGACCCACCTGGGCAAGAAACCCCTGCGCTGCGGCGACTGCGGGAAGTGCTTCCGAGCCGGGCCGGCCCTGGCCCGGCACCAGCGCTCCCACCGGCGGGAGAGGGCCCACCGCTGCAGTGACTGCGGCAAAGGCTTCGTCTGGGCCTCTCACCTGGAGCGGCACCGGCGGGTCCACACGGGCGAGCGCCCTTTCCCCTGCACCAGCTGCGGGGAGCGCTTCGCCCAGAAGGCCCACCTGCTCCAGCACCGCAAGACCCACTCCCCCGACCGGCCTTACAAGTGCGGGGACTGCGGCAAGCGCTTCGGGGACAacgccgccttcctggcccaccaGCAGGGCCACGCGGCGGAGAAGAGCTACAAGTGCAGCGACTGCGGGAAAGGCTTCGCCTGGGTCTCCCACCTGGAGCGGCACCGGCGCATCCACACCGGAGAAAAGCCTTTCAAGTGCCCCGAGTGCGGGGAATCCTTCAGCCAGAGCTCGCATCTCACCAAGCACCAGCGCAGCCACCTGGGCAAGCGGCCCTACAAGTGTAGCGAGTGCGGGAAGGCCTTCGGCCTCACTCTCGACCTCATCATCCACCAGCGGACCCACATGGGCGGCAAACCCTATAAGTGCTCCCGGTGCAGGAAAGGATTCACCCGCCGGGCCAACCTCATCAAACACCAGAGGAGccatggggaggaggagccctGA
- the LOC120394607 gene encoding zinc finger protein CKR1-like isoform X2 yields MEPWVMLDPRQRALYRDVMQESYETLMSLALFPISKPDLISWMERGEEPSARDFQGRESPRGAPAADGLVSDNEEEDAEEEEEEEGSEELEPHTSQNPEWEKSPADSDEQKKAQPGKKHDKATQRGPGLRKPKGTVAQTRCGDCRKSFECGAAGGRQRKGKPTEERAKPFRCQDCGKSFIWASHLERHRRIHTGERPFRCPECGESYSQSSHLLQHRRTHTSERPNKCGDCGSAARPDELAAHQQGHAADKPHKCSHCGKGFIWASHLERHQRIHTGEKPFKCPECGESFSQSSHLSKHRRSHTGERPYRCPHCGKSFCQSSDLARHKRTHLGKKPLRCGDCGKCFRAGPALARHQRSHRRERAHRCSDCGKGFVWASHLERHRRVHTGERPFPCTSCGERFAQKAHLLQHRKTHSPDRPYKCGDCGKRFGDNAAFLAHQQGHAAEKSYKCSDCGKGFAWVSHLERHRRIHTGEKPFKCPECGESFSQSSHLTKHQRSHLGKRPYKCSECGKAFGLTLDLIIHQRTHMGGKPYKCSRCRKGFTRRANLIKHQRSHGEEEP; encoded by the exons ATGGAGCCCTGGGTGATGCTGGATCCGCGGCAGAGAGCCCTGTACCGGGATGTCATGCAGGAAAGCTATGAGACCCTGATGTCCCTGG CACTATTTCCGATTTCTAAACCCGACCTGATCTCCTGGATGGAACGAGGGGAGGAGCCATCCGCCCGGGATTTCCAGGGACGGGAGAGCCCCCGAGGAGCCCCCGCAG CTGATGGTTTGGTGAGCGACAACGAGGAGGaggatgctgaggaggaggaggaggaggaaggctcAGAGGAACTGGAACCACACACGTCTCAGAACCCTGAGTGGGAAAAGAGCCCTGCTGACTCCGATGAACAAAAGAAAGCCCAGCCAGGGAAGAAGCATGACAAAGCCACGCAGCGCGGTCCAGGCCTGAGGAAGCCGAAGGGCACGGTGGCCCAGACTCGCTGTGGTGACTGCAGGAAGAGTTTCGAGTGTGGGGCGGCTGGGGGCCGGCAGCGGAAGGGCAAGCCGACCGAGGAGCGCGCCAAACCCTTCCGCTGCCAGGACTGCGGCAAGAGCTTCATCTGGGCCTCGCACCTGGAGCGGCACCGGCGCATCCACACTGGCGAGCGCCCCTTCCGCTGCCCCGAGTGCGGGGAAAGCTACAGCCAGAGCTCCCACCTGCTGCAGCACCGCCGCACCCACACCAGCGAACGGCCCAACAAGTGCGGCGACTGCGGAAGCGCCGCCCGGCCTGACGAGCTGGCCGCCCACCAGCAGGGCCACGCGGCGGACAAACCCCACAAGTGCAGCCACTGCGGCAAGGGCTTCATCTGGGCCTCCCACCTGGAGCggcaccagcgcatccacaccgGGGAAAAGCCGTTCAAGTGCCCCGAGTGCGGGGAATCcttcagccagagctcccatCTGTCAAAGCACCGGCGCAGCCACACGGGGGAGCGCCCCTACCGCTGCCCGCACTGCGGGAAAAGTTTCTGTCAGAGCTCGGACCTAGCCCGCCACAAGCGGACCCACCTGGGCAAGAAACCCCTGCGCTGCGGCGACTGCGGGAAGTGCTTCCGAGCCGGGCCGGCCCTGGCCCGGCACCAGCGCTCCCACCGGCGGGAGAGGGCCCACCGCTGCAGTGACTGCGGCAAAGGCTTCGTCTGGGCCTCTCACCTGGAGCGGCACCGGCGGGTCCACACGGGCGAGCGCCCTTTCCCCTGCACCAGCTGCGGGGAGCGCTTCGCCCAGAAGGCCCACCTGCTCCAGCACCGCAAGACCCACTCCCCCGACCGGCCTTACAAGTGCGGGGACTGCGGCAAGCGCTTCGGGGACAacgccgccttcctggcccaccaGCAGGGCCACGCGGCGGAGAAGAGCTACAAGTGCAGCGACTGCGGGAAAGGCTTCGCCTGGGTCTCCCACCTGGAGCGGCACCGGCGCATCCACACCGGAGAAAAGCCTTTCAAGTGCCCCGAGTGCGGGGAATCCTTCAGCCAGAGCTCGCATCTCACCAAGCACCAGCGCAGCCACCTGGGCAAGCGGCCCTACAAGTGTAGCGAGTGCGGGAAGGCCTTCGGCCTCACTCTCGACCTCATCATCCACCAGCGGACCCACATGGGCGGCAAACCCTATAAGTGCTCCCGGTGCAGGAAAGGATTCACCCGCCGGGCCAACCTCATCAAACACCAGAGGAGccatggggaggaggagccctGA
- the LOC120394607 gene encoding zinc finger protein CKR1-like isoform X1 — translation MEPWVMLDPRQRALYRDVMQESYETLMSLALFPISKPDLISWMERGEEPSARDFQGRESPRGAPAAADGLVSDNEEEDAEEEEEEEGSEELEPHTSQNPEWEKSPADSDEQKKAQPGKKHDKATQRGPGLRKPKGTVAQTRCGDCRKSFECGAAGGRQRKGKPTEERAKPFRCQDCGKSFIWASHLERHRRIHTGERPFRCPECGESYSQSSHLLQHRRTHTSERPNKCGDCGSAARPDELAAHQQGHAADKPHKCSHCGKGFIWASHLERHQRIHTGEKPFKCPECGESFSQSSHLSKHRRSHTGERPYRCPHCGKSFCQSSDLARHKRTHLGKKPLRCGDCGKCFRAGPALARHQRSHRRERAHRCSDCGKGFVWASHLERHRRVHTGERPFPCTSCGERFAQKAHLLQHRKTHSPDRPYKCGDCGKRFGDNAAFLAHQQGHAAEKSYKCSDCGKGFAWVSHLERHRRIHTGEKPFKCPECGESFSQSSHLTKHQRSHLGKRPYKCSECGKAFGLTLDLIIHQRTHMGGKPYKCSRCRKGFTRRANLIKHQRSHGEEEP, via the exons ATGGAGCCCTGGGTGATGCTGGATCCGCGGCAGAGAGCCCTGTACCGGGATGTCATGCAGGAAAGCTATGAGACCCTGATGTCCCTGG CACTATTTCCGATTTCTAAACCCGACCTGATCTCCTGGATGGAACGAGGGGAGGAGCCATCCGCCCGGGATTTCCAGGGACGGGAGAGCCCCCGAGGAGCCCCCGCAG CAGCTGATGGTTTGGTGAGCGACAACGAGGAGGaggatgctgaggaggaggaggaggaggaaggctcAGAGGAACTGGAACCACACACGTCTCAGAACCCTGAGTGGGAAAAGAGCCCTGCTGACTCCGATGAACAAAAGAAAGCCCAGCCAGGGAAGAAGCATGACAAAGCCACGCAGCGCGGTCCAGGCCTGAGGAAGCCGAAGGGCACGGTGGCCCAGACTCGCTGTGGTGACTGCAGGAAGAGTTTCGAGTGTGGGGCGGCTGGGGGCCGGCAGCGGAAGGGCAAGCCGACCGAGGAGCGCGCCAAACCCTTCCGCTGCCAGGACTGCGGCAAGAGCTTCATCTGGGCCTCGCACCTGGAGCGGCACCGGCGCATCCACACTGGCGAGCGCCCCTTCCGCTGCCCCGAGTGCGGGGAAAGCTACAGCCAGAGCTCCCACCTGCTGCAGCACCGCCGCACCCACACCAGCGAACGGCCCAACAAGTGCGGCGACTGCGGAAGCGCCGCCCGGCCTGACGAGCTGGCCGCCCACCAGCAGGGCCACGCGGCGGACAAACCCCACAAGTGCAGCCACTGCGGCAAGGGCTTCATCTGGGCCTCCCACCTGGAGCggcaccagcgcatccacaccgGGGAAAAGCCGTTCAAGTGCCCCGAGTGCGGGGAATCcttcagccagagctcccatCTGTCAAAGCACCGGCGCAGCCACACGGGGGAGCGCCCCTACCGCTGCCCGCACTGCGGGAAAAGTTTCTGTCAGAGCTCGGACCTAGCCCGCCACAAGCGGACCCACCTGGGCAAGAAACCCCTGCGCTGCGGCGACTGCGGGAAGTGCTTCCGAGCCGGGCCGGCCCTGGCCCGGCACCAGCGCTCCCACCGGCGGGAGAGGGCCCACCGCTGCAGTGACTGCGGCAAAGGCTTCGTCTGGGCCTCTCACCTGGAGCGGCACCGGCGGGTCCACACGGGCGAGCGCCCTTTCCCCTGCACCAGCTGCGGGGAGCGCTTCGCCCAGAAGGCCCACCTGCTCCAGCACCGCAAGACCCACTCCCCCGACCGGCCTTACAAGTGCGGGGACTGCGGCAAGCGCTTCGGGGACAacgccgccttcctggcccaccaGCAGGGCCACGCGGCGGAGAAGAGCTACAAGTGCAGCGACTGCGGGAAAGGCTTCGCCTGGGTCTCCCACCTGGAGCGGCACCGGCGCATCCACACCGGAGAAAAGCCTTTCAAGTGCCCCGAGTGCGGGGAATCCTTCAGCCAGAGCTCGCATCTCACCAAGCACCAGCGCAGCCACCTGGGCAAGCGGCCCTACAAGTGTAGCGAGTGCGGGAAGGCCTTCGGCCTCACTCTCGACCTCATCATCCACCAGCGGACCCACATGGGCGGCAAACCCTATAAGTGCTCCCGGTGCAGGAAAGGATTCACCCGCCGGGCCAACCTCATCAAACACCAGAGGAGccatggggaggaggagccctGA